A genomic window from Glycine max cultivar Williams 82 chromosome 17, Glycine_max_v4.0, whole genome shotgun sequence includes:
- the LOC100794017 gene encoding uncharacterized protein codes for MSWRTLASTSRHTFKRLNAILRSPSTTIPSSRASSSLFLHVPFSTTTLHSLPQPTNALIDPKLLAPQNDAVNNNDDETTNEFLSRFVWIMRKKVKEAYPDSDKPTVDGMLVAIVEMVVSEMEKGSIGTTSSLFCSADFSEDLWRTVWEVSSLVLEDMNKEIKKEKMKSFLQCEEVKEMCRFAGEVGIRGDLLRELRFKWAREKMEEHEFYEGLERLREEARSEGNGIGVITEKKEKVKEKVVVGLPKRRGNIRYKIYGLDLSDSKWAQVADRIHEAEQVFWPQEPKPITGKAKIVIAKILSSKEEDDDGLQSLLAEWVELVQPSRVEWMDLLDKLKEQNHGLYLKVAEMVLAEDSFQTNVSDYSRLIDIYAKENRFDDVERMLKKLNENGLQVDASIASTLVLMYCKGGNLARATEAFGVLTSLGFQPDAHVYNSMIMTFVNNGQPKLGEKLMRDMDDRLITITKDIYMALLRSYSQLGDVASAERISTTMQFAGIQQSTDKETCTLLVEAYALASNPDQARSHFDCMIKSGHQPDDRCTASMILAYEKKNDLDNALNLLLELEKDGFEPGVATYSVLVDWLGKLQLVDEAEQLLGKIALLGEAPPFKLQVSLCDMYARAGNEKKALQSLGVLEARKDELGQAEFERIISGLIDGGFQKDAQRICQIMEAQGFDASRVKFKLSKPVSRAPSLR; via the exons ATGAGCTGGAGAACCCTAGCTTCCACTTCAAGACACACTTTCAAGAGACTCAATGCAATCCTACGATCCCCTTCCACCACCATCCCTTCTTCACGCGCCTCCTCCTCACTCTTCCTCCACGTGCCGTTCTCCACCACCACCCTACATTCCCTGCCACAACCCACCAACGCCCTCATCGACCCTAAACTCCTCGCTCCGCAAAACGACGCCGTCAACAACAACGACGACGAAACCACGAACGAGTTCTTATCTCGATTCGTGTGGATAATGCggaagaaggtgaaggaagcgTACCCTGACTCCGACAAGCCCACCGTCGACGGCATGCTCGTCGCCATCGTCGAGATGGTCGTCTCGGAGATGGAAAAGGGTAGCATCGGAACGACGTCGTCGTTGTTTTGTTCTGCTGATTTCAGCGAGGATTTGTGGAGAACGGTGTGGGAGGTGAGCAGTCTGGTGCTGGAGGACATGAACAAGgagataaaaaaagagaaaatgaagagcTTCTTGCAGTGCGAGGAGGTTAAGGAGATGTGTAGATTCGCCGGAGAAGTCGGCATTCGGGGCGATTTGCTCAGGGAGCTTAGGTTCAAGTGGGCACGTGAGAAGATGGAGGAACATGAATTCTATGAGGGTTTGGAGAGATTGAGAGAAGAGGCACGAAGTGAGGGCAATGGAATTGGTGTTATTactgagaagaaggagaaggtgAAAGAGAAGGTTGTTGTTGGACTTCCCAAGAGGAGAGGGAACATAAGGTACAAGATCTATGGGCTTGATCTCTCGGATTCCAAGTGGGCACAAGTGGCTGATAGGATACATGAGGCCGAGCAGGTGTTTTGGCCGCAGGAGCCGAAGCCAATTACCGGGAAAGCAAAGATTGTTATCGCCAAGATTCTGTCCTCGAAGGAGGAGGATGACGATGGTTTGCAAAGCCTGTTGGCTGAGTGGGTGGAGCTTGTGCAACCTAGCAGGGTGGAATGGATGGATTTGCTCGACAAATTGAAAGAGCAGAATCATGGTTTGTACTTGAAG GTGGCTGAAATGGTATTGGCTGAAGATTCTTTCCAAACAAATGTATCTGACTACTCTAGGCTTATTGATATCTATGCTAAAGAGAACCGCTTTGATGATGTTGAGAGAATGTTAAAGAAACTGAATGAAAATGGTCTACAAGTAGATGCTTCAATAGCCAGTACTTTGGTCCTCATGTACTGCAAGGGAGGCAATCTTGCACGTGCAACTGAAGCATTTGGAGTCTTGACAAGCCTGGGCTTCCAACCAGATGCACATGTCTACAACTCAATGATCATGACATTTGTGAATAATGGCCAGCCTAAGTTGGGCGAGAAATTGATGAGGGACATGGATGATAGACTTATTACAATCACAAAGGACATATACATGGCATTGCTCCGTTCTTATTCTCAACTTGGTGATGTTGCAAGCGCTGAACGAATTTCAACAACTATGCAATTTGCAGGAATCCAGCAGAGTACGGATAAGGAGACATGCACCCTGCTTGTTGAGGCATATGCACTTGCCAGTAACCCTGATCAGGCAAGAAGCCATTTTGACTGCATGATAAAATCTGGGCATCAGCCTGATGATAGGTGCACTGCTAGCATGATTTTGGCTTACGAGAAGAAAAACGACTTGGACAATGCTTTAAATCTTCTTTTGGAGTTAGAAAAGGATGGGTTTGAGCCTGGGGTTGCCACTTATTCTGTTCTTGTGGACTGGTTGGGTAAGTTGCAGCTTGTTGATGAGGCTGAGCAGCTTTTAGGCAAAATAGCTCTGCTGGGTGAGGCTCCTCCCTTTAAGCTTCAAGTAAGTCTTTGTGATATGTATGCAAGGGCTGGAAATGAGAAAAAAGCCCTTCAAAGTCTAGGCGTTCTGGAAGCTAGGAAGGATGAATTAGGTCAAGCTGAGTTTGAGAGAATTATAAGTGGCCTTATTGATGGTGGGTTTCAGAAGGATGCACAAAGAATATGTCAGATCATGGAGGCACAGGGTTTTGATGCATCAAGGGTTAAGTTTAAACTTTCGAAACCTGTCTCCAGAGCACCGAGTTTGAGATAG
- the LOC102661091 gene encoding proteoglycan 4, translating into MAHRSKSFRFRIPWLSVPSESFARRTKERPRSPPHSDTSVPIHRPSKPSLVVPSELSPPSPTKTEEAPRAEPQKESLPHPTQPLTSSFSTESPVKVQPQPKPLSPQPPLQPSSHADSPSQVHIAPSSPKTHLASGSGVMKVPKLVAEETNPLASSSSEQEKEKMVLSEPKQQEAEPKVESPLRTITKSPETSFQPERMSTRPEDTKEQVPSVPSLSSVSKTEPITHPSSPLASKDIKTEETTPEEEKEKMAVLVPQEEKRKMKSPLKTIPKSPEISSQPENLSTQPTTIEQRSTPPKSKSLQPEEKEKVVHETTKARGKGKDTTTTAQSSEQSTMASASGTSSSTTTKAKDSFAKRFHGEKKHHGARETVERKIMFATTNPIGKDTKVVSSTDEGTRNVSSSSISPEKTASSSGEKAPPLQKGIKDDITNFVHKLTASVHPTQHVDEKQFSVITLAGDNRGATMHLGSESAKKEGSIHIHRAYKSDPEDTNEVTTDGEENTNEEVGMAYVNSNIQSINNSLMFHGLITERDPGVQVTLPQKPAEPIKPDDKPSPGLETQRTQFNINRAEKSTYQPTVGRSIRGPFLKPNDKPRRPGCNFSCDKDIEDIEIL; encoded by the coding sequence ATGGCACATAGAAGTAAGTCATTTCGTTTTAGGATCCCATGGCTATCAGTACCATCTGAATCATTCGCTCGTCGGACAAAAGAAAGACCAAGATCTCCACCCCACTCAGACACAAGTGTGCCAATTCATAGACCATCTAAGCCTTCTTTGGTAGTTCCTTCAGAGTTATCTCCTCCTAGTCCCACCAAAACTGAAGAAGCCCCAAGAGCTGAACCTCAAAAAGAGTCACTACCTCATCCAACACAACCACTAACATCTTCATTCAGCACTGAGTCTCCAGTGAAGGTTCAACCTCAGCCAAAACCACTTTCTCCGCAGCCGCCACTTCAACCTTCATCTCATGCAGACTCTCCATCTCAGGTTCATATTGCACCCTCATCCCCCAAAACTCATTTGGCCTCAGGTAGTGGAGTCATGAAGGTGCCAAAGCTTGTTGCTGAAGAAACCAATCCTCTTGCATCATCTTCCTCTGagcaagaaaaggaaaagatggTCTTGTCTGAACCAAAACAACAAGAAGCCGAGCCAAAGGTAGAATCACCATTGAGAACAATCACCAAATCACCAGAAACCTCTTTTCAACCCGAGAGGATGTCAACACGGCCTGAAGACACTAAAGAACAAGTTCCTTCTGTGCCCTCTTTATCCTCAGTTTCAAAAACTGAACCAATCACTCATCCATCATCTCCTTTGGCCTCAAAGGACATCAAAACCGAAGAAACCACTCCtgaagaggaaaaagagaagATGGCAGTGCTAGTTCCACAAGAAGAAAAACGAAAGATGAAGTCACCTTTGAAAACCATTCCCAAGTCACCGGAGATCTCTTCTCAACCTGAGAATCTGTCCACACAGCCAACAACAATTGAGCAAAGATCAACACCACCAAAAAGCAAGTCCCTTCAACCTGAAGAAAAGGAGAAAGTGGTGCATGAAACCACCAAGGCACGAGGAAAAGGCAAAGACACAACAACCACAGCACAATCAAGTGAACAAAGCACCATGGCATCTGCCTCAGgaacatcatcatcaacaacaacaaaggctAAAGATTCATTCGCCAAGAGGTTTCATGGAGAGAAGAAGCATCATGGAGCACGAGAAACCGTGgagagaaaaataatgtttGCCACAACCAACCCCATTGGGAAAGACACAAAAGTTGTGAGCTCAACAGATGAAGGCACAAGGAATGTGTCAAGCTCAAGCATATCACCTGAAAAAACTGCTTCATCCAGTGGTGAAAAGGCTCCTCCATTACAAAAAGGCATCAAAGATGATATCACAAATTTTGTTCACAAACTAACAGCCTCTGTGCACCCTACACAACACGTGGATGAAAAACAGTTTAGTGTCATAACCTTGGCTGGTGACAATAGAGGAGCCACAATGCACTTAGGTTCTGAGTCAGCTAAGAAAGAGGGTTCAATTCACATACACCGAGCCTACAAGAGTGATCCTGAAGATACCAATGAGGTCACCACTGATGgagaagaaaacacaaatgaaGAGGTGGGAATGGCATATGTCAATAGCAACATACAAAGTATTAACAACTCACTCATGTTTCATGGTTTAATCACTGAAAGAGACCCTGGTGTGCAAGTGACTCTTCCTCAAAAGCCCGCTGAGCCCATCAAGCCCGATGATAAGCCCAGTCCCGGCTTGGAAACTCAGAGAACTCAGTTCAACATCAACCGGGCCGAGAAGTCAACATACCAGCCCACGGTCGGAAGAAGCATCAGAGGCCCTTTCCTTAAACCAAATGACAAACCTCGCCGTCCCGGTTGCAACTTCAGTTGTGACAAGGATATTGAAGACATTGAGATTCTGTGA
- the LOC100794899 gene encoding tubby-like F-box protein 5, which translates to MLCLMLGKTKTKSTTPIIMPFRSIVRELKEIGEGISNMYRRGGEAKHVHRHGKSHIAPECSLPPPPSSSSSSSSSSSWQSRWANLPPELLLDIIQRLEASETSWPARRALVACASVCKLWREITKDVVKTPEQCGFITFPISLKQPGPRDSPIQCFIRRERMTSTYCLYLGLSPALSGDMSKLLLAAKKIRRATCTEFIISLVSDDFSWASNTYVGKLRSNFLGTKFTILDGEPAHETSLPLNCKLQQRVHLKQVLPNKVAAAANYKVATVSYELNVLRTRGPRRMRCMMHLIPIFAIQEGGNAPTPLKFTTNYLNDHASTTTEHASTTTPDSKGKKPEVVEFDSTGTANTPESIQRAREPLVLKNKAPRWHEQLQCWCLNFKGRVTVASVKNFQLVAAAEPCQNVSAAEQEKVILQFGKIGKDIFTMDYRYPLSAFQAFAICLSSFDTKPACE; encoded by the exons ATGCTTTGCTTGATGcttggaaaaacaaaaacaaaaag TACTACACCTATCATAATGCCATTCAGGAGCATTGTGCGTGAGCTCAAGGAGATTGGAGAGGGCATTAGCAACATGTATAGAAGAGGTGGAGAAGCCAAGCATGTGCATCGCCATGGAAAATCTCACATTGCACCAGAATGTTCcttaccaccaccaccatcatcatcttcttcttcttcttcatcttcatcatgGCAGAGCCGGTGGGCTAATTTGCCACCCGAGTTGCTATTAGACATAATTCAAAGGTTGGAAGCCAGTGAAACTTCTTGGCCTGCACGTAGAGCACTTGTGGCATGTGCCTCAGTTTGTAAGTTGTGGAGAGAGATAACAAAGGATGTGGTCAAGACACCAGAACAGTGTGGTTTTATCACTTTCCCCATATCACTAAAGCAG CCTGGTCCAAGAGACTCTCCAATCCAGTGTTTTATTAGGAGAGAAAGAATGACTTCAACATATTGTTTATATCTCGGTCTGAGCCCTG CTCTTTCTGGTGATATGAGCAAACTTTTACTGGCAGCAAAGAAGATTAGAAGGGCAACATGTACAGAATTTATAATATCATTGGTTTCCGATGATTTCTCTTGGGCTAGCAACACTTACGTTGGAAAGCTGAG GTCTAATTTTCTGGGCACCAAGTTCACAATCTTGGATGGCGAGCCCGCGCATGAAACTTCACTTCCACTGAATTGCAAGTTGCAGCAAAGAGTCCATCTGAAGCAGGTACTTCCTAACAAGGTTGCTGCTGCTGCTAACTACAAAGTGGCCACAGTATCTTATGAACTCAATGTCCTCCGAACAAGAGGTCCAAGGCGAATGCGGTGTATGATGCACTTAATCCCCATATTTGcaatccaagaaggagggaacgCCCCTACTCCTTTGAAGTTTACCACCAATTATCTTAATGATCATGCGTCTACCACCACCGAGCATGCATCTACCACCACACCAGActcaaaaggaaagaaaccaGAAGTTGTTGAGTTTGACTCAACTGGCACTGCCAATACTCCAGAATCAATCCAGCGGGCAAGGGAACCATTGGTTTTGAAAAACAAAGCTCCTAGATGGCACGAACAACTGCAATGTTGGTGCTTGAATTTCAAGGGAAGGGTTACAGTGGCCTCTGTGAAGAACTTCCAGCTTGTAGCAGCTGCTGAACCATGCCAAAATGTTTCAGCTGCAGAACAAGAAAAAGTGATACTACAATTTGGAAAAATTGGGAAGGACATATTCACCATGGATTACCGATACCCCCTCTCAGCTTTCCAAGCCTTTGCAATATGCTTGAGCAGCTTTGACACAAAACCAGCTtgtgaatga
- the LOC100795432 gene encoding F-box protein PP2-B10 isoform X1, with protein MELQDLPEGCIAKILSYTTPVDACRLSVSIAFRSAAESDTVWDCFLLSDFTSFIPPSSTSKNDLYFTLSDLPTIMDQGRKSVQLAKGPGRSVTCFPLEIWPLYGVILFDIGSGQACQSPTRFQEVAMLRAVCWFDISGSINTLTLSSNTHYSASLVFKMINPSGFHYHPTVLSVGIFGGNSNTKYVCLDPNLKDNHRFQELQCPKVRSDGWLEI; from the exons ATGGAGTTGCAAGATTTGCCAGAAGGATGCATTGCAAAAATACTGTCATACACCACTCCTGTGGATGCATGCAGGCTCTCAGTTTCCATAGCCTTTCGTTCTGCAGCTGAATCAGACACTGTGTGGGATTGTTTTCTCCTCTCTGATTTCACCTCCTTCATTCCTCCTTCCTCTACATCTAAGAATGATCTCTATTTCACTCTCTCTGACCTCCCCACCATCATGGATCAGGGTAGAAAG AGTGTTCAATTGGCAAAAGGACCGGGAAGAAGTGTTACATGCTTTCCGCTAGAAATCTGGCCATTATATGGGGTGATACTGTTCGACATTGGGAGTGGACAAGCCTGCCAGAGTCCAA CCAGGTTCCAAGAAGTTGCTATGCTTCGGGCTGTGTGCTGGTTTGACATTAGTGGGAGCATAAACACTCTTACCTTGTCCTCAAATACTCATTATTCAGCTTCACTAGTGTTCAAGATGATCAATCCCAGTGGATTTCACTACCATCCCACGGTGTTATCAGTTGGCATTTTTGGAGGCAATAGCAATACCAAATATGTTTGTTTGGACCCCAACTTAAAAGATAATCATCGCTTCCAAGAACTACAATGTCCTAAAGTGAGAAGTGATGGGTGGTTGGAGATTTAG
- the LOC100795432 gene encoding F-box protein PP2-B3 isoform X2 yields the protein MELQDLPEGCIAKILSYTTPVDACRLSVSIAFRSAAESDTVWDCFLLSDFTSFIPPSSTSKNDLYFTLSDLPTIMDQGRKSVQLAKGPGRSVTCFPLEIWPLYGVILFDIGSGQACQSPSSKKLLCFGLCAGLTLVGA from the exons ATGGAGTTGCAAGATTTGCCAGAAGGATGCATTGCAAAAATACTGTCATACACCACTCCTGTGGATGCATGCAGGCTCTCAGTTTCCATAGCCTTTCGTTCTGCAGCTGAATCAGACACTGTGTGGGATTGTTTTCTCCTCTCTGATTTCACCTCCTTCATTCCTCCTTCCTCTACATCTAAGAATGATCTCTATTTCACTCTCTCTGACCTCCCCACCATCATGGATCAGGGTAGAAAG AGTGTTCAATTGGCAAAAGGACCGGGAAGAAGTGTTACATGCTTTCCGCTAGAAATCTGGCCATTATATGGGGTGATACTGTTCGACATTGGGAGTGGACAAGCCTGCCAGAGTCCAA GTTCCAAGAAGTTGCTATGCTTCGGGCTGTGTGCTGGTTTGACATTAGTGGGAGCATAA
- the LOC100798264 gene encoding uncharacterized protein: MGSLMAGWYSTHMDPQSATLKRNRSLTKDEIDAYWKSKKKIEEEHLRAISNVSETIQASKNTEPEKKLQKSMTMPVTRARDYLNMVDIDTSLEQLIKRNGWWTKSSWAFLNEPPVTEAASNKYASQFHVASMGSSKFNPRDGISA, from the exons ATGGGTTCTCTTATGGCAGGATGGTATTCTACCCACATGGATCCTCAATCAG CCACACTTAAAAGGAACCGCTCACTCACTAAGGATGAAATTGATGCTTActggaaatcaaagaagaagatagaggaagaacaccttagAGCTATTTCCAATGTGTCAGAGACTATTCAG GCTAGTAAAAACACAGAGCCTGAAAAGAAGTTGCAGAAGTCAATGACCATGCCAGTTACCCGTGCACGGGACTACTTAAATATGGTGGACATTGACACAAGTTTGGAGCAACTTATTAAGCGAAATGGCTG GTGGACCAAGAGTAGCTGGGCGTTTCTGAATGAGCCTCCAGTGACTGAAGCTGCGTCCAATAAGTATGCATCGCAGTTTCACGTAGCAAGCATGGGATCATCAAAATTTAACCCCCGAGATGGAATTAGTGCTTGA
- the LOC100795959 gene encoding uncharacterized sugar kinase slr0537, translating to MGAEPLSKNEVALAQTQAPFVLGLQPSALVDHVARVDWSLLDQIPGEHGGSIPVELGELEHILREVKIHIVSCHDNDDDDYPSSHIKTLAGGSVANTIRGLSNGFGISSGIIGACGDDEQGKLFDHNMSSNGVDLSRLRKKKGHTAQCVCLVDDLGNRTMRPCLSNAVKVQAEELAKEDFKGSKWLVLRYAILNLEVIQAAILLAKQEGLLVSLDLASFEMVRNFKQPLLKLLESGNIDLCFANEDEATELLRGEQNADPATAVEFLAKYCQWAVVTLGPNGCIAKHGNEIARVPAIGEAKAIDATGAGDLFASGFLYGVIKGLSLEECCKVGACSGGSVVRSLGGQVTLENRHWMYKQMQIKDLPTPDTIQITNE from the exons ATGGGAGCAGAACCTTTGTCCAAGAACGAGGTTGCACTTGCACAAACACAAGCTCCCTTCGTTCTTGGGCTCCAACCTTCAGCACTTGTTGACCACGTGGCACGTGTGGATTGGTCCTTGCTCGATCAAATTCCCGGTGAACATGGTGGCTCCATACCT GTTGAGCTTGGAGAGCTTGAACATATACTAAGGGAGGTGAAAATTCATATTGTCTCATGCCAtgacaatgatgatgatgattatcctTCTTCTCACATTAAGACCTTGGCTGGAGGCAGTGTTGCTAACACGATTCGAGGTCTAAGTAATGGGTTTGGGATTTCTAGTGGAATTATTGGGGCGTGTGGGGATGATGAGCAAGGGAAGTTGTTTGACCATAACATGAGCTCCAATGGAGTTGACCTCTCTAGACTCAGGAAGAAGAAAGGACACACAGCACAG TGTGTTTGTTTGGTTGATGACTTGGGAAACCGTACCATGCGGCCCTGTCTCtcaaatgctgtgaaagttcAG GCAGAGGAATTGGCCAAAGAGGATTTTAAGGGCTCCAAG TGGTTGGTGTTAAGATATGCAATACTTAATTTGGAAGTTATTCAAGCAGCCATTCTTTTAGCAAAACAGGAAGGTCTTCTTGTTTCCTTAGACTTGGCCAGCTTTGAG ATGGTTAGGAATTTTAAACAACCACTTCTGAAGCTACTGGAGTCTGGGAATATAGACCTTTGCTTTGCCAATGAGGATGAGGCAACAGAGCTTCTAAG GGGAGAACAAAATGCTGATCCAGCAACTGCTGTAGAATTTCTTGCCAAATACTGCCAATGGGCCGTAGTAACCCTGGGTCCTAATGGATGCATTGCTAAACATGGAAACGAG ATTGCACGGGTCCCGGCCATAGGCGAAGCCAAGGCAATTGATGCAACAGGGGCAGGGGATCTTTTTGCAAGTGGATTTTTGTATGGAGTGATCAAAGGTCTGTCTCTTGAAGAGTGCTGCAAAGTGGGAGCATGCAGTGGTGGGTCTGTTGTTCGCTCTCTTGGCGGCCAAGTCACGCTGGAGAATCGCCACTGGATGTACAAACAAATGCAAATAAAGGATCTTCCCACACCTGATACAATCCAAATAACTAATGAATAG
- the LOC100797380 gene encoding proteasome subunit alpha type-1-A, whose translation MFRNQYDTDVTTWSPAGRLFQVEYAMEAVKQGSAAIGLRSKTHVVLACVNKANSELSSHQKKIFKVDNHIGVAIAGLTADGRVLSRYMRSECINYNYTYESPLPVGRLVVQLADKAQVCTQRSWKRPYGVGLLVAGLDESGAHLYYNCPSGNYFEYQAFAIGSRSQAAKTYLERRFENFVGSSREDLIKDALIATRESLQGEKLRSSVCTIAVVGVGEPFHILDPETVQQLIDTFEIVREEEAAPAEEEAQPAAEQDAPTDQGAAAADQGAAAAVDQGGSPMDI comes from the exons ATGTTCAGAAACCAGTACGACACGGACGTGACCACATGGAGCCCTGCGGGGAGGCTGTTCCAGGTGGAGTACGCTATGGAGGCGGTGAAGCAGGGCTCGGCGGCGATAGGGCTCCGATCGAAGACCCACGTGGTCCTCGCATGCGTCAACAAGGCCAACTCCGAACTCTCCTCGCACCAGAAGAAGATCTTCAAGGTCGACAATCACATCGGCGTCGCCATCGCTGGCCTCACCGCCGATGGCCGCGTCCTCTCCCGCTACATGAGATCCGAATGCATCAACTATAATTACACCTACGAGTCGCCGCTCCCCGTCGGCAGACTAGTCGTTCAGCTCGCCGATAAGGCTCAG GTTTGCACACAGCGGTCTTGGAAACGTCCTTATGGGGTTGGACTCCTGGTAGCTGGATTAGATGAATCAGGAGCTCACCTCTATTACAACTGTCCCAGTGGAAACTATTTTGAATATCAGGCTTTTGCTATTGGGTCTCGCTCTCAAGCTGCTAAGACATATTTGGAACGCAGGTTTGAGAATTTCGTGGGTTCTTCGAGAGAAGATCTGATCAAAGATGCACTTATTGCAACTAGGGAGTCCTTGCAAGGTGAAAAACTCAGGAGTTCTGTGTGCACAATTGCTGTGGTTGGAGTTGGTGAGCCTTTCCACATTTTGGATCCAGAAACTGTTCAACAGTTGATTGATACTTTTGAGATTGTGAGGGAGGAAGAAGCCGCTCCAGCCGAAGAAGAAGCTCAGCCAGCAGCCGAACAGGATGCTCCCACAGATCAGggtgctgctgctgctgatcaAGGTGCTGCTGCTGCTGTAGACCAAGGTGGTTCTCCTATGGAcatctaa